One window of the Branchiostoma lanceolatum isolate klBraLanc5 chromosome 3, klBraLanc5.hap2, whole genome shotgun sequence genome contains the following:
- the LOC136431209 gene encoding tripartite motif-containing protein 3-like, translating into MASKMQGSAEFDERFLTYPVCLLHFRDPRVLPCLHTFCRECLQEWATKQQPLECPTCRTQVSLPDQGVDGLRTNFYVNNLLDFAAVKKGAGPGVPCQVCEGREEGARSWCVQCAVLLCESCTITHRRFPAMKGHQIVTQENLEASGGVPSSFQRKALCPKHEDQVLTFYCEPCQTLVCVACTVVDHPRGDEHNPVEIGAVAERKKRHLQELLGNIQPRGREVEAALYDVKREISELPTSANAAIAQATAYFDQLMALLRDRKEEVVEEIGSRCRGVGKCLETEKEEIEFELAGLTSAFEFCKQTLAHGSDVHVIEVEGQARQRVEELLTALTKEVPTNLTARPSQVVFSEGTAVAEFRDDVARAGRVEVQVKVKVDASKCSVEIKPALPGFSNVCLLDTNGQISSELKDDVTVTLSDPSGQAVPTQLRGKGRGLWGISYTPEVTGNHRLEVKVNGRPVAGSPYDVSVQWSHSPHGEGGLSYPTDLAVDMDGNIAVLEQGSKRVQIFDAKTGQSLRCFPVDGRCLFAIDIDSNGQFIVTSGHPFYSTQAIRVYSREGKLTKTLKPDCLSDPFGVAVLQDGRMVVADGTQKSCLLLQPDGSLIREIGKGQLQYPQFIAVDESRHLVFVTDWGAHKVFVFDLEGKLKFKFGKEGWNEGELLCPAGITLDPSGNMIVVNRDNCFLQVFGPDGTYLRTVAVVRERSHGIALTPDGHIAVACHSGQCIEFYKY; encoded by the coding sequence ATGGCGAGTAAAATGCAAGGATCAGCTGAGTTTGACGAGCGGTTCCTGACGTACCCGGTCTGTTTGCTGCACTTCCGGGACCCCAGAGTCCTGCCATGTCTGCACACATTTTGTAGGGAGTGTCTGCAAGAATGGGCCACCAAACAACAGCCGCTGGAGTGTCCAACATGCCGCACACAGGTCAGTCTACCAGACCAAGGCGTGGACGGACTCAGGACCAACTTCTACGTCAACAACCTGCTGGACTTCGCAGCCGTGAAGAAAGGGGCGGGGCCAGGTGTGCCGTGCCAGGTGTGCGAGGGAAGGGAGGAAGGGGCACGGTCATGGTGCGTACAGTGTGCCGTTCTGCTTTGTGAGTCCTGTACAATCACCCATCGCAGGTTTCCGGCCATGAAAGGGCATCAGATCGTGACCCAAGAGAACCTGGAGGCCTCTGGAGGTGTGCCCAGCAGCTTTCAGCGCAAAGCCCTCTGCCCAAAGCACGAAGACCAAGTCTTAACGTTCTACTGTGAACCTTGTCAGACTTTGGTCTGTGTCGCCTGTACGGTTGTCGATCATCCACGGGGCGATGAACACAACCCAGTAGAAATCGGCGCCGTCGCTGAGAGGAAGAAACGACACCTACAAGAACTGTTAGGAAACATCCAGCCCCGGGGAAGAGAGGTGGAGGCCGCGCTGTATGACGTCAAGAGGGAAATATCTGAGTTACCAACATCGGCAAACGCAGCGATTGCACAGGCCACTGCCTATTTTGATCAACTGATGGCCTTGCTTCGAGACAGAAAGGAAGAAGTCGTCGAAGAAATAGGCTCGCGGTGCCGTGGGGTTGGAAAATGTCTGGAAACCGAGAAAGAGGAGATAGAATTTGAGCTGGCCGGACTGACGAGCGCTTTTGAGTTCTGTAAACAAACTCTGGCACACGGCAGTGACGTGCACGTCATCGAGGTCGAGGGTCAAGCAAGACAGAGGGTGGAAGAGCTGCTGACAgctctaaccaaggaggttccaaCCAACCTGACAGCCCGACCGAGTCAAGTCGTGTTCTCAGAGGGGACGGCTGTGGCGGAGTTCAGAGATGACGTGGCCAGGGCAGGGCGTGTAGAAGTACAAGTTAAAGTAAAGGTGGACGCATCTAAGTGTTCAGTTGAAATAAAACCTGCCCTTCCAGGATTTTCAAATGTCTGTCTACTTGACACAAACGGGCAAATTTCCTCTGAGCTGAAAGATGACGTCACAGTCACTCTGAGTGACCCCTCGGGTCAGGCAGTACCAACACAGCTGCGGGGGAAGGGCAGGGGATTGTGGGGGATCTCCTACACACCTGAGGTCACGGGCAACCATAGGTTAGAGGTCAAGGTGAACGGCCGGCCTGTGGCCGGAAGTCCGTATGACGTCAGTGTGCAATGGTCCCACAGCCCACATGGAGAGGGAGGACTTTCCTACCCAACAGATCTAGCAGTGGACATGGACGGTAACATTGCAGTGTTGGAGCAGGGGAGCAAACGGGTACAGATATTCGATGCCAAGACTGGTCAGTCGCTTCGGTGTTTCCCGGTGGATGGTAGGTGTCTCTTTGCCATTGACATTGACTCCAATGGACAGTTTATTGTGACGTCAGGACACCCATTTTACAGCACCCAGGCAATCCGTGTGTACTCACGAGAAGGAAAACTTACGAAGACCCTGAAACCTGACTGTTTATCAGATCCGTTTGGAGTTGCAGTTCTGCAGGACGGCCGCATGGTGGTGGCGGACGGCACACAGAAGTCCTGTCTCCTCCTGCAGCCTGACGGGAGTCTCATCCGGGAGATCGGCAAGGGGCAGTTACAGTACCCACAGTTCATAGCAGTGGACGAGTCACGTCATCTGGTCTTTGTCACTGATTGGGGGGCTCAtaaagtgtttgtgtttgacCTTGAGGGGAAGCTGAAGTTCAAGTTTGGTAAAGAGGGGTGGAATGAGGGAGAGCTCCTATGTCCAGCAGGGATCACATTAGACCCGTCAGGTAACATGATTGTAGTGAATCGTGATAACTGCTTTCTGCAGGTGTTCGGGCCTGACGGGACGTACCTGAGAACTGTGGCCGTAGTGAGGGAACGCTCCCATGGAATCGCGCTGACACCAGATGGGCACATAGCTGTAGCGTGTCATTCGGGACAGTGTATCGAGTTTTACAAGTACTAG